GTACTTTTTCCGCCTTCTCAGACAGTTTTTCTGCGAAGATGGAACCCATGTTTCCAACGCCGATGATGGATATTTTCATATTTTCCCCTCCAGCCCTGATTTGTGAATATTATACAATTGTTCTCTTGTTACTTGCCCTGGCCTTGAAATTCTTCCACCTGCTGGTAAAATAGAACGTAGAGGGAGGCCAGCGTAGCTCAATCGGCAGAGCGGCGCATTCGTAATGCGCAGGTTGTGGGTTCGAGTCCCACCGCTGGCTCCATTGTTTTTTGTTAGAAGTCAAAGGGGTGTGAAACATTTCCGAAGAATTCGAGGAAAGGTTCTTGTATTTCGTAAGGGAGAACCGATTGATCAAAGAGGGTGATCGAGTTCTTGTTGCTGTCTCCGGTGGAATAGATTCCATGACCCTCCTTTACATCCTGAAGAAACTCTCCCCCCTTCTGAAGATCGAAACGATAGCCGCCCACCTGGATCACAGAATAAGAGACAGTTCGGAAAGGGACAGAAAATTCGTGGAGGACATCTGTCATCGGTGGAACGTTTCTGTGGAAACAGCCGTCGTAGACGTTCCTGCCCTGTGGAAAGGCTCTGGAAAAACCCTGGAAGAAGTGGCAAGAGAGGTGAGGTACGATTTCCTTGAGAAAGCTGCAGAAAAGGTCGGAGCAACGAAAATCGCTCTTGCACACCATAAAAATGACCTCTTAGAAACTGTGCTCCACAGGCTAATAAGAGGGACAGGTCCTTTAGGAATCGCTTGTATTCCAGTAAGGAGAGGAAGATTCATAAGGCCCTTTCTCGTGTTCAAAAGAATCGAGATAGAAGAGTACGCTCGAAAACAAAAGATCCCGTTCGTAGTGGATGAAACGAACTACGACATCAGATACACCAGAAACTTCATAAGGCACAAAGTTGTTCCTCTTCTCAAAAAACTGAACCCAAATGTGGAAGATGCCGTCTACAGATTGGTTTCGATCAGTTTCATGTTGAGAGATTTTGTTGAGGAGACTGTCCAGGATTTTGTGAAAGAAAAAGTCCATTTTTACAAAGATTTTGCCGTCTTCGAAGAACCGGAGAACCCGTTTTTATTCCTCGAAGTCACAAGGTGGGTGCTAAAAACCCTCTACGGAAGGACACCAGACTACGAGAAGTTGATGGGATCGTTGAGATCAAAAAGAGTTGAGTTTTGGAAGGATGTGTTCGTGGAGAGATCGTTCGGATACGGGGCAGTGGGGAATACTCTCTTCAAAAAGGAATACAGGCTGGAAGTGAGAAATGGCACTTTCGACATTGAAGGGTTTAAAATAAAGGTGGACCTCCACAGAAGTAAACGTGTGCTTTGGTTTAGAAACAGAAGAAGAGGTGATAGAATAATAATCAATGGCTCTGAAGAAAAACTGAAGGACATTTTCATCGAAAAAAGAATTCCGACGTTTTATAGGGACAGAGTTCCACTGCTTGTTGATGAAAAAGATAGGGTTCTCTGGATACCTGGGATTGCTATTTCAGACCAATTTCCACCGGAAGTGAGTGTGGAGCTTTTAGAATTCCCGATCGGTTATGTGAAAGGAGGTACGAGTTTTGAACAGGTCTAGTATCTGGAATCTATTGTTCACGATTCTCATAATAGTCTCTCTATTCTGGCTTGCGAGGTTCTTCTACATTGAAAGCTCTCCCGTTTCCAAGCTGAGTTACACGAGTTTCATACAAATGGTGGAAGATGACAGAAGTTTGGTTTCTGAGGTGGTCATCAGAGACAACGGCGTGTTGAAAGTCTACACCAAAGACGGAAGAGTATACGAAGTTGACGC
This region of Thermotoga sp. genomic DNA includes:
- the tilS gene encoding tRNA lysidine(34) synthetase TilS — translated: MYFVRENRLIKEGDRVLVAVSGGIDSMTLLYILKKLSPLLKIETIAAHLDHRIRDSSERDRKFVEDICHRWNVSVETAVVDVPALWKGSGKTLEEVAREVRYDFLEKAAEKVGATKIALAHHKNDLLETVLHRLIRGTGPLGIACIPVRRGRFIRPFLVFKRIEIEEYARKQKIPFVVDETNYDIRYTRNFIRHKVVPLLKKLNPNVEDAVYRLVSISFMLRDFVEETVQDFVKEKVHFYKDFAVFEEPENPFLFLEVTRWVLKTLYGRTPDYEKLMGSLRSKRVEFWKDVFVERSFGYGAVGNTLFKKEYRLEVRNGTFDIEGFKIKVDLHRSKRVLWFRNRRRGDRIIINGSEEKLKDIFIEKRIPTFYRDRVPLLVDEKDRVLWIPGIAISDQFPPEVSVELLEFPIGYVKGGTSFEQV